One Thermococcus sp. EP1 DNA window includes the following coding sequences:
- the sfsA gene encoding DNA/RNA nuclease SfsA — MLLKLPIIECTFIKRLNRFVGLVEVNGEIKKALITNTGRLEEFMIEGRKAFCVPKQGGKTDFILIGFLEANGRGAIIDTRTQAKAFERAVELGLVSWLKGCRIKRKEVKIGNSRLDYLLDCNGEEVWVEMKSAVLREGEYAMYPDCPSIRGQKHIKELINLKDSGKRTMIIFIGALPGVKKFKPYEKGDPKIAKLLKEAKERGVEIKGISISLLPNGEIILENNNLEIEV; from the coding sequence ATGTTATTAAAGCTTCCAATAATTGAGTGCACTTTCATAAAAAGACTTAATCGGTTTGTTGGCCTAGTGGAAGTAAATGGAGAAATTAAAAAAGCTTTAATAACAAACACTGGGCGTTTAGAGGAGTTTATGATAGAAGGGAGAAAGGCATTTTGTGTTCCAAAGCAAGGTGGAAAAACAGATTTCATCTTAATTGGATTCTTAGAAGCGAATGGAAGGGGAGCAATCATAGACACAAGGACCCAAGCAAAAGCCTTTGAGAGAGCTGTGGAATTAGGGTTAGTTTCTTGGCTCAAGGGGTGTAGAATAAAACGAAAAGAGGTCAAAATAGGCAATTCAAGGTTAGACTATCTTTTAGACTGCAATGGAGAAGAAGTATGGGTCGAGATGAAAAGTGCGGTTCTGAGAGAGGGAGAATACGCTATGTACCCCGACTGTCCAAGCATTAGAGGACAAAAACACATAAAAGAGCTCATAAACCTCAAAGATAGTGGAAAAAGGACAATGATAATTTTTATCGGAGCCTTGCCAGGAGTTAAGAAATTTAAGCCATATGAAAAAGGTGACCCAAAAATTGCCAAACTTTTAAAAGAAGCAAAAGAGAGAGGTGTTGAAATTAAGGGAATTTCTATAAGCCTCCTTCCCAATGGAGAAATTATCTTGGAGAACAATAACCTAGAAATAGAAGTTTAG
- a CDS encoding aspartate/glutamate racemase family protein — MYGWRGRIGLIVPSSNTTMEMELHSALPEGVSLHTARMPLRNVTEEELLAMSGLALESARLLKDADVDLILYGCTSGSFIGGREFDKELSMKIEDEVKLPVVTTSTAIVEALKILDAQQILVVTPYTDEINQREREFLEANEFDVIDIRGLDIIDNRKIGRLEPYEAYRMVKALFTDEADAVFISCTNFRTFEIIEALEEDLGVPIVTSNQASLWLALRELDVREKLPWLGRLFVEY, encoded by the coding sequence ATGTACGGGTGGAGAGGTAGAATAGGTTTAATAGTCCCATCATCAAACACCACAATGGAGATGGAATTACATTCTGCTTTGCCAGAGGGTGTTTCATTACACACTGCGAGAATGCCACTAAGAAACGTCACTGAAGAGGAGTTATTGGCAATGAGTGGTCTTGCATTAGAAAGTGCGAGACTTTTAAAAGACGCTGATGTGGATTTAATTCTCTACGGATGTACAAGCGGTTCTTTCATAGGTGGAAGGGAGTTTGATAAAGAGCTCTCCATGAAAATAGAAGACGAAGTAAAGCTCCCTGTGGTAACAACGAGTACGGCAATTGTTGAGGCGTTAAAAATTTTAGATGCCCAACAAATCCTTGTAGTCACTCCTTACACAGATGAGATAAATCAAAGAGAAAGAGAATTTTTAGAGGCAAATGAATTCGACGTTATTGATATTCGAGGGTTGGATATAATTGATAATAGAAAAATAGGTCGTTTGGAACCATATGAAGCTTACCGCATGGTTAAAGCATTGTTCACTGATGAAGCAGATGCAGTGTTTATAAGCTGCACTAACTTCAGGACTTTTGAAATCATTGAAGCGTTGGAAGAGGATTTGGGTGTCCCTATAGTTACGAGCAACCAAGCCTCTCTTTGGCTAGCACTAAGAGAACTCGATGTGAGGGAAAAATTACCTTGGCTTGGAAGACTTTTTGTTGAATATTAA
- a CDS encoding MEMO1 family protein, producing MLRYPTVAGSFYPTGEELNMMLKEFFKDLGELGEKRKITAGVAPHAGYVFSGFTASRTYKAIYEDGLPETFVVIGPNHTGLGSPVAIYPEGKWATPMGEIKVDGDLAKAIAKHSGIADLDEFAHKYEHSIEVQILFIQYISQKAEEEVKIVPITLGLQDEEVAEDLGKAIFEASQELGRDIVVIASTDMMHYGYAYGYVPFRARGEDLLGRIREWDFRVIQKILEFDHKGMFDEIRKMGHTMCGPGGVATAIVFSRLAGAVETEVLHYTTSFEVSRSTDAVVGYASVVMKKA from the coding sequence ATGCTTAGATATCCCACAGTTGCTGGTAGTTTTTATCCTACTGGAGAAGAGCTCAACATGATGTTGAAAGAGTTTTTCAAAGACCTTGGGGAACTCGGAGAGAAGAGAAAAATAACTGCGGGAGTTGCTCCTCATGCAGGATACGTGTTCTCTGGATTTACTGCTTCAAGAACGTATAAAGCTATTTACGAGGATGGTTTACCAGAAACTTTTGTTGTGATAGGCCCCAATCACACTGGCCTAGGTTCACCAGTGGCTATTTATCCAGAAGGAAAATGGGCAACTCCAATGGGAGAAATTAAAGTTGATGGAGACCTCGCTAAAGCCATAGCAAAACACTCAGGAATAGCAGACTTAGACGAGTTTGCCCACAAATATGAACATTCCATAGAAGTGCAGATACTCTTTATTCAATATATCTCTCAAAAAGCTGAAGAAGAGGTGAAGATTGTTCCCATAACTCTTGGTCTCCAAGATGAAGAAGTGGCTGAGGATTTGGGAAAAGCAATTTTCGAAGCAAGTCAAGAGCTTGGAAGAGATATCGTTGTTATAGCAAGCACGGATATGATGCACTATGGGTATGCATATGGTTATGTACCCTTTAGAGCGAGAGGAGAAGATCTGCTCGGAAGAATTAGAGAGTGGGACTTTAGGGTTATTCAGAAGATTCTTGAGTTTGACCATAAAGGAATGTTTGATGAAATTAGGAAGATGGGTCACACAATGTGCGGCCCTGGAGGAGTGGCTACTGCGATAGTGTTTTCAAGGCTTGCTGGAGCTGTTGAAACGGAGGTTTTACATTACACCACAAGCTTTGAGGTGAGCAGAAGTACGGATGCAGTGGTAGGATATGCGAGCGTCGTTATGAAGAAAGCATAA
- a CDS encoding ATPase domain-containing protein, translating into MARISTGIEGLDRMLHGGLISGRAYLVKGGPGTGKTTLTIHFLMEGVRNNEKVLYITLEEPLDALKQDMKKLGLDISAPLFKGIDATPIGERSHIFEGTYHEEFAKSFGKLVKAIKERLDTEEFTRVVIDPITMVKLTIENDLKYRRTFIGFLKDLAKYNVTLLITSELHETDLEDYLVSGVIELRTYEISGKVVRGIKILKFRGSSFDEQIRPYRLTDRGFEIYSEEGIFVGD; encoded by the coding sequence ATGGCCCGTATCTCTACGGGGATAGAAGGTTTAGATAGGATGTTACATGGCGGTTTGATTTCTGGAAGAGCATATCTTGTAAAAGGGGGTCCAGGAACTGGCAAGACGACTTTGACCATTCATTTCTTAATGGAAGGTGTAAGGAATAATGAAAAGGTGCTGTATATAACCCTTGAAGAGCCGTTAGATGCTCTTAAGCAAGATATGAAAAAGCTGGGGTTGGACATTAGTGCACCTCTTTTTAAGGGAATTGATGCAACTCCGATTGGAGAAAGAAGCCATATATTTGAAGGAACTTATCATGAAGAATTCGCAAAAAGCTTTGGTAAGCTTGTGAAAGCTATAAAAGAGAGATTAGACACTGAGGAGTTTACAAGAGTTGTTATAGACCCAATAACTATGGTAAAGCTGACAATAGAGAACGATCTTAAGTATAGACGAACATTTATAGGTTTTTTAAAGGATCTTGCAAAGTACAATGTTACGCTACTCATAACTTCTGAGCTTCATGAGACTGATCTTGAAGATTACTTAGTTAGTGGAGTGATAGAGCTCAGAACATACGAAATTTCTGGAAAGGTCGTTAGAGGAATAAAAATCTTAAAATTCAGAGGGAGTTCATTTGATGAACAGATAAGACCTTATAGGCTTACGGACAGAGGTTTTGAGATTTACAGTGAGGAAGGTATATTTGTCGGGGATTGA
- a CDS encoding M42 family metallopeptidase, producing the protein MVDYELLKKIVEAPGVTGYEFMGVRDIIIEAFKDYVDEVKVDKLGNVIAHKKGDGPKVMLAGHMDQIGLMVTHIEKNGFLRVAPIGGIDPRTLIAQRFKVWVDKGKFIYGVGGSVPPHIQKPEERKKAPDWDQIFIDVGAESKEEAEEMGVKIGTIITWDGRLEKLGNHRFVSIAFDDRIAVYTLVETARQLKETNADIYFVATVQEEVGLRGARTSAFGIEPDYGFAIDVTIAADVPGTPEHKQVTQLGKGTAIKIMDRSVICHPTIVKWMEEIAKKYEIPYQWDILLGGGTDAGAIHLNKAGVPTGAISVPSRYIHSNAEVVDERDVDASVKLMVKILEHIHELEI; encoded by the coding sequence ATGGTGGACTATGAACTTCTGAAGAAGATAGTTGAGGCTCCAGGAGTTACAGGTTATGAGTTTATGGGAGTTAGGGACATCATAATTGAGGCTTTCAAAGATTACGTAGATGAAGTTAAAGTAGATAAGCTTGGAAACGTTATTGCTCACAAGAAAGGTGATGGTCCGAAAGTTATGCTCGCTGGCCACATGGACCAGATTGGTCTCATGGTCACTCATATTGAGAAAAACGGATTCTTGAGGGTTGCACCTATCGGGGGAATTGATCCCAGAACTTTAATTGCCCAGCGTTTCAAGGTTTGGGTTGACAAAGGCAAGTTTATTTATGGTGTAGGTGGAAGTGTTCCGCCTCACATTCAAAAACCAGAAGAGAGAAAGAAAGCTCCAGATTGGGATCAAATTTTCATAGATGTGGGTGCAGAGAGCAAAGAAGAAGCTGAGGAAATGGGTGTTAAAATCGGCACAATAATTACTTGGGATGGTCGTTTGGAGAAGCTTGGTAACCACCGCTTTGTTAGTATTGCTTTTGATGATAGGATAGCTGTTTACACTCTTGTTGAAACTGCAAGACAGCTTAAAGAAACTAACGCAGACATTTACTTTGTTGCTACAGTACAAGAGGAAGTAGGCCTTAGGGGTGCAAGAACTAGTGCTTTTGGAATTGAGCCGGATTATGGATTTGCTATAGATGTTACAATTGCTGCTGATGTTCCTGGAACACCAGAGCACAAGCAAGTGACCCAATTAGGAAAGGGAACTGCAATAAAAATCATGGATCGCTCTGTTATATGCCATCCAACAATAGTTAAGTGGATGGAAGAAATAGCCAAGAAATACGAGATTCCATACCAGTGGGATATACTTCTTGGTGGAGGAACTGATGCTGGAGCAATACACCTCAACAAAGCAGGTGTTCCAACAGGAGCAATAAGTGTTCCTTCAAGGTATATCCACTCAAATGCAGAAGTTGTTGACGAGAGAGACGTTGATGCAAGTGTTAAGCTGATGGTAAAAATCCTCGAGCACATACATGAGCTCGAAATTTGA
- the xerA gene encoding site-specific tyrosine recombinase/integron integrase: MDDGIEEFKTYLELEGKSPQTVRMYTYYVERFLKDVKNPNYRSALRFLAKLKKEGYSNKSLNLVVQALKSYFRFEGLDEDAEKLKSPKVPRNLPKSLTREEVRKLLNAVPPTKKRDRLIILLLYGTGLRVSEICNLKIEDIDFNRGVLIVKGGKGAKDRIVPLANPLLEEIRGYLKTRKDGSEYLFVEIRREKKDKISPKTVWYLLKKYGDKAGVKVTPHMLRHSFATHMLEKGIDIRVIQEILGHSNLSTTQIYTKVTVEHLKKAQEKAKLIDELIGE; encoded by the coding sequence ATGGACGATGGAATAGAAGAGTTTAAAACCTATCTCGAACTCGAGGGGAAAAGTCCTCAAACAGTTAGAATGTACACCTACTACGTAGAGAGATTTTTAAAAGATGTTAAAAATCCCAATTATCGTTCTGCACTTCGTTTTCTTGCCAAACTAAAGAAAGAAGGCTACTCCAATAAAAGTCTTAATCTCGTTGTTCAGGCTTTAAAATCATATTTCAGATTTGAAGGCCTTGATGAAGATGCCGAGAAATTGAAGTCACCAAAAGTCCCAAGAAACTTACCTAAGAGCTTAACAAGAGAAGAAGTTAGAAAACTCCTAAATGCCGTGCCTCCAACAAAAAAACGAGATCGACTTATAATACTATTGCTCTACGGCACGGGCCTCAGAGTCAGTGAGATATGCAATCTTAAGATAGAGGATATAGACTTCAACAGAGGGGTCTTAATCGTAAAAGGAGGAAAAGGCGCAAAAGATAGGATAGTACCGCTAGCGAACCCACTTCTTGAAGAGATTAGGGGTTATTTAAAAACACGGAAGGATGGAAGCGAATACTTATTTGTAGAAATTAGAAGGGAAAAAAAGGATAAGATATCGCCAAAGACAGTGTGGTATCTGCTCAAAAAGTATGGAGACAAAGCTGGTGTAAAAGTGACTCCCCATATGCTTCGCCATAGTTTTGCAACCCATATGTTGGAAAAGGGTATTGACATAAGAGTCATCCAAGAGATTCTTGGACATTCAAACCTCTCAACAACCCAAATTTACACCAAGGTTACTGTTGAACACTTAAAGAAGGCCCAAGAGAAAGCTAAACTCATTGATGAACTCATTGGAGAATGA
- the pfkC gene encoding ADP-specific phosphofructokinase has product MMEFLRDFQRMSMYLAYNVNVDAIVYLNEKHIESLIKEFGVENIKRRIEEYPREINDPLDFVARLIHALKTGKPQAVPLVAHEADKWFNSRFTYDVERIGGQVGVIANLLANLNFNRVIAYSPLLGKKQADMFVNRDNLLYPAIEKEKVVLKKPLESYREGDPVKINRIFEFRQGTKFKLGNEEIIVPYSGRFIVACRFEEFARIETSPELKPHLPEIGEIVDGVILSGYQGIRKHYSDGKDANYYLRKAKEDIKLLKRKKDVKVHVEFASIQDRELRKKVIYNIFPLVDSVGMDEAEIAHILSVLGYRDLSDRIFTYNRIEDAVLGAKILLDELNLEILQIHTIYYLMYITHRDNPLSEEELSKSLEVGTTLAATRAFLGDIKRPEDVKVGLNIPFNEKGEFVKLRFEEAKAKMRTREYKIVMIPTRLVKKPVSTVGLGDTISAGAFASYLSLLRKNGVY; this is encoded by the coding sequence ATGATGGAGTTCCTCAGGGACTTCCAGAGAATGAGCATGTATTTGGCATATAATGTGAACGTTGATGCTATAGTATACTTAAATGAAAAGCACATTGAGAGTCTCATAAAGGAATTTGGAGTAGAGAACATTAAAAGACGGATAGAAGAGTATCCGAGAGAGATAAATGATCCACTAGACTTCGTTGCGAGACTTATTCATGCCCTTAAGACTGGAAAACCACAAGCTGTTCCTTTAGTAGCTCATGAGGCAGACAAGTGGTTCAATTCCCGCTTTACCTATGATGTTGAAAGAATCGGTGGGCAAGTAGGAGTGATAGCCAATCTCCTTGCTAACCTTAATTTTAATAGAGTGATAGCTTATTCTCCTTTACTTGGGAAGAAACAAGCAGACATGTTTGTAAATAGAGATAACCTTCTTTATCCAGCAATTGAAAAGGAAAAAGTTGTTTTAAAAAAGCCATTGGAATCATATAGGGAAGGGGATCCAGTAAAGATCAACAGGATCTTTGAGTTTAGGCAGGGAACTAAGTTCAAGCTTGGAAATGAAGAGATAATTGTTCCATATTCTGGTAGGTTTATAGTTGCATGCCGCTTTGAGGAATTTGCTCGGATAGAAACGTCTCCAGAGCTTAAGCCTCATCTACCAGAAATTGGTGAAATTGTAGATGGTGTTATTTTGTCAGGTTATCAGGGAATAAGAAAGCACTACAGTGATGGAAAAGACGCAAATTACTATTTGAGAAAAGCTAAGGAAGACATTAAGCTCCTTAAAAGGAAAAAAGACGTCAAAGTTCATGTAGAGTTTGCTTCAATTCAGGATAGAGAACTAAGGAAGAAAGTGATCTATAACATCTTTCCCCTCGTAGATAGTGTGGGAATGGATGAAGCTGAAATAGCCCACATATTAAGTGTTCTTGGGTATAGAGATCTAAGCGATAGGATTTTTACCTACAACAGAATTGAAGACGCTGTTTTGGGGGCAAAAATTTTATTGGATGAGCTTAACCTTGAGATTCTCCAGATTCACACAATTTACTATTTAATGTACATTACACACCGAGATAATCCCCTTAGTGAAGAAGAGCTCTCAAAATCCTTAGAGGTTGGCACTACTTTAGCCGCTACAAGGGCATTTTTAGGAGATATAAAACGTCCAGAGGATGTTAAAGTTGGTTTAAATATACCATTCAATGAAAAAGGAGAATTCGTTAAACTTAGATTTGAAGAAGCAAAAGCGAAGATGAGAACTAGAGAATATAAGATAGTCATGATCCCCACAAGGCTTGTTAAGAAGCCAGTTTCCACGGTAGGTCTTGGAGACACGATTTCAGCGGGAGCCTTTGCAAGCTACTTAAGTTTGTTGAGGAAAAATGGCGTATATTAA
- a CDS encoding toprim domain-containing protein, which yields MTIVDVRILVEGASDVEVVSKALQGLALGSEYNITISAIIPTTNLEIAKSAAAGADLLIIATDADRVGRELAERMFRELGELVGQVERMKIPMGHDLEHIDVELVRKELKNTLVRAGLKSLQVLPEYVALRNQLFDLKGKYEMLSQENEELKRNYQELEQKYGELLEEYSQILEENNRLKESLKKRANVFRLAEIWKELFGETTPPEEEFIAEAVEKLNLGGKIIVGQGYIYSEDEDLIVELLRIVHLSLSIAQAQKEEPQVEEKTPEEIEEPETRFEDF from the coding sequence ATGACTATTGTTGATGTTAGAATTTTGGTGGAAGGAGCAAGTGATGTAGAGGTAGTGAGTAAAGCTCTCCAAGGACTAGCTCTTGGGAGTGAGTACAATATAACAATTTCTGCTATAATCCCTACTACAAACTTAGAAATAGCCAAGAGTGCTGCAGCTGGAGCAGATTTACTGATAATAGCTACAGATGCAGATAGGGTCGGAAGAGAGCTTGCGGAGAGAATGTTCAGAGAGCTGGGTGAGCTAGTTGGTCAAGTGGAAAGAATGAAAATCCCAATGGGGCATGACTTGGAACACATAGATGTGGAGTTGGTAAGAAAAGAGCTCAAAAACACTCTCGTTAGAGCAGGCCTAAAGAGCCTCCAAGTTTTGCCTGAGTACGTAGCCCTAAGAAATCAACTATTTGACTTAAAGGGGAAATACGAAATGTTAAGCCAAGAAAACGAAGAGCTTAAACGGAATTATCAAGAACTCGAGCAGAAATATGGAGAGCTCCTAGAAGAATATAGTCAGATTTTGGAAGAGAACAACAGACTTAAGGAGTCCTTAAAGAAAAGGGCCAATGTTTTTAGATTAGCCGAAATCTGGAAAGAACTCTTCGGTGAAACAACGCCTCCTGAAGAGGAATTTATTGCAGAAGCTGTTGAAAAGTTGAACCTTGGAGGAAAGATAATCGTTGGCCAAGGATACATATACTCAGAAGACGAGGATCTCATAGTTGAGCTTCTCAGAATCGTTCATCTAAGCCTAAGTATAGCCCAAGCACAAAAGGAAGAACCCCAAGTAGAAGAAAAAACCCCCGAAGAAATCGAAGAACCGGAGACAAGATTTGAAGACTTTTAA